From Skermanella sp. TT6, a single genomic window includes:
- a CDS encoding chemotaxis protein CheB, which produces MKCRDIIVVGASAGGLRALQTLVGGLPQDLAAAVFIVLHIGARPSAASRILNSSSPLPVAEAVDGGEIRNGHIHVAPPDHHLLLEPGRMRLTRGPRENRTRPAVDPLFRSAAEAYGPRVVGIILSGTLSDGTAGFSAIKRCGGTTVVQDPDEAEYPGMSRNALRYVGADHCLPLAAIPDLVVHLSGAHPASSSGGEKEHSGSLQEPEEDDEVTGDYEMDQPVSLTCPSCGGSLKETMVGQLPYYTCHIGHRFAIADMDAGQVERLEQSFEIALRTLNERAALCRRMSQMALDNGHHLSSRRWDEARAEAEERATVLRRILAQDWTSPPSAEESGFRRSGRADDRDL; this is translated from the coding sequence ATGAAATGTCGAGACATCATCGTCGTGGGGGCCTCGGCAGGCGGACTCCGAGCGCTCCAGACTCTGGTCGGAGGTTTGCCTCAGGACCTTGCCGCAGCCGTGTTCATAGTCCTGCATATCGGCGCGCGGCCCAGCGCCGCGTCTCGGATCCTGAATTCGTCGAGCCCGCTGCCGGTCGCCGAGGCGGTCGACGGTGGGGAGATCCGCAACGGGCATATCCACGTGGCGCCGCCCGACCACCATCTCCTGCTCGAGCCCGGACGCATGCGCCTGACGCGTGGCCCGCGGGAAAACCGGACCCGCCCGGCGGTCGACCCGCTGTTCCGATCGGCCGCGGAAGCCTACGGTCCGCGGGTCGTCGGGATCATCCTGTCCGGCACCTTGAGCGACGGCACCGCCGGCTTCAGCGCGATCAAGCGGTGCGGCGGCACCACCGTGGTGCAGGACCCGGATGAAGCTGAATATCCTGGTATGAGTCGGAACGCATTGCGCTATGTTGGTGCCGACCACTGCCTTCCGCTCGCGGCGATACCCGATTTGGTCGTCCACTTGTCAGGCGCACACCCGGCCAGTTCTTCGGGAGGTGAGAAGGAGCATTCCGGGAGCTTGCAAGAACCAGAAGAGGATGACGAGGTGACAGGCGATTATGAAATGGATCAGCCGGTATCGCTGACCTGTCCAAGTTGCGGCGGCTCGTTGAAGGAAACCATGGTGGGGCAGCTACCCTACTATACCTGCCATATCGGGCATCGTTTCGCGATCGCCGACATGGATGCCGGCCAGGTCGAAAGGCTTGAGCAGTCGTTCGAGATCGCCTTGCGTACCTTGAACGAACGTGCCGCATTGTGCCGGCGCATGTCTCAAATGGCGCTGGACAATGGTCATCACCTTTCCTCGCGACGGTGGGACGAGGCGAGGGCGGAAGCGGAGGAGAGGGCGACTGTGCTGCGGCGCATTCTCGCCCAGGATTGGACCAGCCCGCCGAGTGCCGAAGAGTCCGGCTTTCGAAGATCCGGTCGGGCGGATGATCGAGATTTATGA